A genomic segment from Leptolyngbya boryana PCC 6306 encodes:
- a CDS encoding sugar ABC transporter substrate-binding protein: MNSILKATSKFLPLLGLLFFSACSNSNTPTANNAPATSASFTAAKGCKNIGILLPESDSSARYEAYDRPLLEREIKKVLPDATIQYANANNNADTQQNQADAALTKGACILVVDPNDSEKASAIVQKAKASQVPVIAYDRLIQDPDVAYYVSFDNVRVGELQGQYIADQYRKGAYGLKRGANLVMINGSQTDSNALQFREGALKALQPLVDSKDLNLVFDQYTPNWDSARAQSLMEGVLTQQKNNVQAAYVANDGLANTVIAALRAQKLDGKVLVTGQDATLTGIQNILTGDQAMTVYKPIAKEAEATAQLVAALSNGTDPGSLVNGQTNLQQGGGQVKSVLLAPIAVDKTNVQQTVFADGFLKKEQVCNGLNGDTTGLCRS; this comes from the coding sequence ATGAACTCAATTCTCAAAGCAACTTCTAAATTTCTTCCTTTACTCGGTCTGTTGTTTTTTTCAGCTTGCAGCAATTCAAATACACCCACTGCAAATAATGCGCCCGCAACTTCAGCCAGCTTCACTGCTGCGAAAGGCTGTAAAAACATTGGAATTCTTTTGCCTGAATCAGATTCTTCAGCGCGCTATGAAGCATACGATCGTCCTTTGTTAGAGCGGGAAATCAAGAAGGTCTTGCCTGACGCAACCATTCAATATGCCAATGCGAATAACAATGCAGACACTCAACAAAATCAAGCGGATGCAGCTTTGACCAAAGGCGCTTGTATTCTCGTTGTTGATCCCAATGACAGTGAGAAAGCATCTGCGATCGTGCAAAAAGCAAAAGCAAGTCAGGTTCCAGTGATTGCATACGATCGCTTGATTCAAGATCCAGATGTGGCTTACTATGTCTCATTCGACAATGTACGAGTCGGTGAACTGCAAGGGCAGTACATTGCTGATCAGTATCGCAAGGGAGCGTACGGCTTAAAGCGCGGCGCGAATCTAGTCATGATCAATGGCTCACAAACGGATAGCAATGCGTTGCAGTTCCGAGAAGGAGCATTGAAAGCTTTGCAGCCATTAGTTGATAGTAAAGACTTAAATTTGGTGTTTGATCAATACACGCCAAACTGGGATAGTGCGAGAGCACAATCATTGATGGAAGGAGTGTTGACGCAGCAAAAGAACAATGTTCAAGCGGCTTATGTTGCCAATGATGGTTTAGCCAATACGGTCATTGCAGCATTGAGAGCGCAGAAGCTAGATGGAAAAGTGCTAGTCACAGGTCAGGATGCAACTTTGACGGGCATTCAGAATATTCTGACAGGCGATCAGGCGATGACGGTTTATAAGCCGATCGCAAAAGAAGCGGAGGCAACGGCGCAATTAGTTGCAGCTTTGAGCAATGGCACTGATCCAGGAAGTTTGGTGAACGGACAGACGAATTTGCAGCAGGGCGGAGGACAAGTGAAATCAGTCTTGCTTGCTCCGATCGCAGTCGATAAGACGAATGTTCAGCAGACAGTTTTTGCAGATGGATTCTTGAAGAAGGAGCAGGTCTGCAATGGGCTAAATGGGGATACAACTGGACTTTGTAGAAGTTAA
- the dxr gene encoding 1-deoxy-D-xylulose-5-phosphate reductoisomerase gives MKAITLLGSTGSIGTQTLDIVSEHPDQFRIVGMAAGRNVELFAQQIRTFRPEIVAICDESKLTELKDAIADLTPQPIILSGESGVVDVARYGDAESVVSGIVGCAGLLPTLAAIAAGKNIALANKETIIAGAPVVLPLMKKHGVKMLPADSEHSAIFQCLQGVPEGGLRKIILTASGGSFRDLPVEKLASVTVADALKHPNWSMGRKITIDSATLMNKGLEVIEAHYLFGVDYDDIEIVIHPQSIIHSLIELQDTSVLAQLGWADMRLPLLYSLSYPDRVPTNWERLDLVKLGTLTFRAPDHAKYPCMKLAYAAGRAGGCMPAVLNAANEQAVALFLEEKIGFLDIPRLIETTCDRYTTQNRSTPTLEEILAADAWARETVVATSQLVQV, from the coding sequence GTGAAAGCAATCACCCTCCTTGGTTCAACCGGATCGATCGGGACACAAACGCTGGATATCGTATCCGAGCATCCTGATCAGTTTCGCATTGTCGGAATGGCGGCCGGGCGGAATGTCGAACTCTTTGCCCAACAAATTCGCACTTTTCGTCCCGAAATTGTTGCGATTTGTGATGAGAGCAAATTGACGGAATTGAAAGACGCGATCGCGGACTTGACTCCACAGCCGATTATCTTATCTGGCGAATCTGGAGTGGTGGATGTGGCGCGCTACGGCGATGCAGAATCAGTTGTGAGCGGGATTGTGGGATGTGCGGGATTGTTGCCGACTCTAGCCGCGATCGCAGCCGGGAAAAACATTGCCTTAGCCAACAAAGAAACCATCATTGCAGGCGCGCCTGTGGTGCTGCCCTTGATGAAAAAACATGGCGTGAAGATGCTGCCTGCGGATTCAGAACATTCTGCCATCTTCCAATGTTTGCAAGGTGTGCCTGAGGGAGGTCTGAGAAAAATTATTCTCACCGCTTCAGGTGGCTCGTTCCGCGATCTGCCCGTGGAAAAGCTCGCATCGGTCACGGTTGCAGATGCACTCAAACACCCGAATTGGTCAATGGGACGCAAAATCACGATCGATTCTGCCACGCTGATGAACAAAGGCTTAGAAGTGATCGAAGCTCATTATCTATTCGGCGTGGACTATGACGATATCGAAATTGTGATTCATCCACAGAGCATTATTCACTCTTTGATTGAGTTGCAAGATACTTCGGTGTTAGCTCAACTGGGGTGGGCAGATATGCGCTTGCCTTTGTTGTATTCCTTGTCTTATCCTGATCGCGTTCCGACGAACTGGGAACGCTTAGACCTTGTGAAACTGGGAACCTTAACCTTCCGTGCGCCGGATCACGCGAAGTATCCTTGCATGAAGCTTGCTTATGCAGCAGGTCGAGCAGGTGGCTGTATGCCTGCGGTCTTGAATGCAGCCAATGAACAAGCAGTCGCACTCTTTTTAGAAGAAAAAATTGGCTTCTTGGACATTCCGCGATTGATTGAAACAACCTGCGATCGTTACACCACTCAAAACCGCTCAACCCCAACGCTTGAAGAGATTCTAGCTGCGGACGCATGGGCACGTGAAACAGTTGTAGCAACTAGCCAACTTGTCCAAGTTTAG
- a CDS encoding SGNH/GDSL hydrolase family protein produces the protein MVGQITHCPGMTWLSITIALLTTVLILLEIALRLFFGFGDPLLYVADPEIGYLLAPNQSVKRFGNRIETNQFSMRSPNFALKPEAKRILLLGDSIINGGWWTDQKDVISELMQRSSAANGKLEVLNASANSWSPRNELAYLKRFGTFNAEVIILVINTDDLFGTQPTSLGVGRDRNYPDRKPMSAIQEVLDRYLLPAPAMPEAFKKIQAEGGDRVGLILDAIRGIRDLAHRNNAKFVLAMTPLLRELTPPGSRDYEIVARKRLMDMTQTEQIKYIDFLTIFAGAAKSAPPETLYRDHIHLSQGGNQIVSEWLLQAI, from the coding sequence ATGGTAGGGCAAATCACACACTGCCCCGGAATGACTTGGCTCAGCATCACGATCGCGCTTCTGACCACCGTTCTCATCCTGCTCGAAATCGCCCTGAGACTTTTCTTTGGTTTTGGCGATCCGCTGCTTTATGTCGCTGATCCTGAGATTGGCTATCTGCTCGCTCCGAATCAGTCGGTCAAGCGGTTTGGCAACCGGATCGAGACGAATCAATTTTCCATGCGATCGCCAAACTTCGCCCTGAAACCCGAAGCGAAACGAATTTTACTGCTTGGAGATTCGATCATTAACGGCGGCTGGTGGACAGATCAAAAAGATGTCATTTCCGAACTCATGCAGCGATCGTCGGCTGCGAATGGCAAACTTGAAGTTCTAAACGCTTCCGCAAATTCCTGGTCGCCTCGGAATGAATTAGCGTATCTCAAACGATTCGGAACTTTCAATGCAGAAGTAATTATTTTAGTCATCAATACCGACGATTTATTTGGAACGCAGCCCACCTCTTTAGGAGTCGGACGCGATCGCAACTATCCCGATCGCAAACCGATGAGTGCAATTCAAGAAGTCCTCGATCGATACCTTTTACCTGCGCCCGCCATGCCCGAAGCATTCAAAAAAATCCAGGCTGAAGGCGGCGATCGCGTCGGCTTAATCTTAGATGCGATTCGAGGAATTCGCGACCTTGCACATCGTAACAATGCAAAATTCGTCTTAGCAATGACCCCGTTGTTGAGAGAATTAACACCGCCAGGTTCGCGAGATTATGAAATTGTTGCCCGAAAACGATTAATGGATATGACTCAAACTGAGCAAATTAAGTACATTGATTTCCTAACGATCTTTGCAGGCGCAGCAAAATCAGCTCCCCCAGAAACACTTTATCGAGATCACATTCATTTAAGTCAAGGTGGGAATCAGATCGTCAGTGAATGGCTACTTCAAGCAATTTAA
- a CDS encoding iron uptake porin: MKLHLLTCAVTVSSLLVSAISVRAAETPNLVAQIPPIVPANPQTIENNAGQVTSVSQLSDVRPTDWAFQALQSLVERYGCIAGYPDRTYRGNRALTRFEFAAGLNACLDRVNELIAASTADLVKKEDLATLQRLQQEFATELATLRGRVDALEARTGTLERQQFSTTTKLQGEVIIAASSVVSGDNANGTEAERNPTLGYRVRLNLNTSFSGRDLLTTRIQANNITPLGQTTQDATSPTGVRGLGVLGTNMGRLEFDGDSGGSASIALLRYRFPLTESTDVYLAATGNGFVDLDASSQLNPYFDGGAVSLFGLRNPIYNYSGGAGIGVRQRIGTAAEVNLGYLVPNASIPTDKNGLFNGQYGALAQLILNLSPSSRIGFTYINAYAPFGANLQPDDPFNLSATGSNLANSNFDSAVSINAYGISGNFQVSPKFALGGWVGYANHNYIGRGRGDVWNWAVTLAFPDLFKQGNLGGLLVGQEPKLTRSDLGFRDRDTSLHLEAFYRYRINDNISITPGVIWVTNPDYNENNNDAVIGVVRTVFSF, encoded by the coding sequence GTGAAACTTCATTTATTAACCTGTGCTGTTACTGTTAGTTCACTTCTTGTTTCAGCCATTAGTGTTCGTGCTGCGGAAACCCCTAATCTTGTTGCTCAAATTCCCCCAATCGTTCCTGCAAATCCTCAAACCATTGAAAATAATGCAGGACAAGTGACCTCGGTTTCGCAGTTATCGGATGTTCGACCGACGGATTGGGCTTTTCAGGCTTTGCAGTCTTTAGTCGAGCGCTATGGCTGTATTGCGGGATATCCCGATCGCACGTATCGCGGCAATCGGGCTTTAACCCGATTCGAGTTCGCGGCAGGATTGAACGCTTGTCTCGATCGCGTCAACGAGCTAATCGCAGCTTCAACGGCAGATTTAGTCAAGAAAGAAGACCTCGCAACGCTGCAAAGGCTTCAGCAAGAATTTGCAACTGAACTTGCAACCTTGCGCGGACGAGTCGATGCATTGGAAGCTCGCACTGGAACGTTAGAAAGGCAACAATTCTCAACGACCACAAAACTTCAAGGTGAAGTGATCATTGCCGCTTCCAGTGTAGTCAGTGGAGACAATGCCAATGGAACCGAAGCCGAGCGAAATCCAACGCTTGGTTATCGAGTGCGGTTGAATCTCAATACCAGCTTTTCTGGGCGAGATTTGCTCACGACTCGAATTCAGGCAAACAACATTACGCCCTTGGGGCAGACGACTCAAGATGCCACGAGTCCGACCGGAGTGCGCGGCTTAGGAGTACTCGGTACGAACATGGGGCGATTAGAATTTGATGGAGATAGTGGTGGATCAGCGAGTATTGCACTCCTCCGCTACCGCTTCCCATTGACAGAGAGCACCGATGTTTATTTAGCAGCAACCGGAAATGGCTTTGTAGACTTGGATGCGTCTTCACAGCTTAATCCTTACTTTGATGGCGGTGCAGTCTCCCTGTTTGGCTTGCGGAACCCGATCTACAACTATTCGGGCGGAGCAGGCATTGGTGTACGTCAAAGGATTGGGACAGCGGCTGAGGTCAACTTAGGCTATCTCGTTCCGAATGCTTCGATTCCCACTGATAAAAACGGCTTGTTTAATGGTCAATATGGGGCGCTGGCGCAGTTGATCCTTAACTTGAGTCCAAGTTCACGGATTGGGTTTACTTACATCAATGCGTATGCTCCATTTGGTGCGAATCTTCAGCCGGATGATCCGTTTAACCTGAGTGCAACGGGAAGTAATCTCGCAAATAGTAACTTCGATAGTGCGGTGAGTATCAACGCCTATGGAATTTCTGGAAACTTCCAGGTGTCACCGAAGTTTGCGCTAGGTGGATGGGTTGGCTATGCCAATCATAATTATATTGGGCGCGGGCGTGGAGATGTTTGGAATTGGGCGGTGACTTTGGCGTTCCCTGACTTGTTTAAGCAGGGCAATCTGGGAGGCTTATTGGTCGGACAAGAGCCAAAATTGACGCGGAGTGATTTGGGATTTCGCGATCGCGATACTTCTCTGCACTTAGAAGCTTTTTACCGCTATCGCATCAATGACAACATTTCGATCACACCCGGTGTGATCTGGGTGACGAATCCAGACTACAACGAGAATAATAACGATGCGGTGATTGGTGTTGTTCGGACAGTTTTCTCTTTTTAG
- a CDS encoding cobyrinic acid a,c-diamide synthase, with protein sequence MFPAFSDRRMTHPANADAIENVLDKLPPEAKQWAESLPWNQRRYVLSLCHLLCAASPEVQAEFLDEYTANGLISKLIENHEIRQKVKNNLDRFHITTELSERLLRGYIRQFYIHSAQDARRQPELILESALRVVVSTEERNNIFNYVLGFELVKLLFRMSWLQHERLYRLQHNQEEFITLYLKPIQRTHRLNQIIVPRDEKLFFARRDYFVERPSISDKKLIELAIATFTTEAIIQFGFSVIRHPDAVVFDHDYIFNRDSEAVFPY encoded by the coding sequence ATGTTTCCTGCTTTCTCCGATCGTCGAATGACTCATCCTGCAAATGCTGATGCGATCGAAAACGTTCTCGACAAGCTACCGCCCGAAGCAAAACAGTGGGCGGAAAGTTTGCCGTGGAATCAGCGACGCTATGTGCTTTCGCTCTGTCACTTGCTGTGTGCAGCTTCGCCAGAGGTGCAAGCTGAATTTTTAGATGAATATACGGCAAATGGACTGATTTCTAAGCTGATCGAAAATCATGAGATTCGGCAGAAAGTCAAAAATAATCTCGATCGCTTTCACATTACCACTGAGCTATCTGAACGCTTATTAAGAGGATATATTCGACAGTTCTATATTCATTCCGCTCAAGATGCGAGAAGGCAACCGGAATTAATTTTAGAATCAGCACTCCGTGTCGTCGTCAGTACTGAAGAAAGAAATAATATTTTTAACTATGTTCTAGGCTTTGAATTGGTTAAATTATTGTTTCGGATGAGCTGGTTACAACACGAAAGACTTTACAGATTGCAACATAATCAAGAAGAATTTATCACACTGTATTTAAAACCAATTCAGCGCACTCATCGGCTTAATCAGATCATTGTGCCAAGAGACGAAAAGCTCTTTTTTGCCCGCCGTGACTACTTTGTCGAGCGACCCAGTATATCAGATAAAAAATTGATAGAACTCGCGATCGCAACGTTTACAACTGAAGCAATTATCCAGTTTGGCTTCTCTGTTATTCGGCATCCGGATGCAGTCGTATTTGATCATGATTATATTTTCAATCGCGATTCTGAAGCAGTTTTCCCCTACTGA
- a CDS encoding sugar ABC transporter permease has translation MKTDANDRASANAEMSDPQSSRSKFTLSSLMRGDLGFIPVLVTLALITLYFQLTTSGIFLQARNLTNLTQQIVVISILSTAAVLVLLLGEIDLSLAAVAQACAAIMATLSVYQNWGAIPSILAALVAGAIIGLVNGFFIAILRVPSFIVTLAGSIGYAGFLLLVLGRQTTLIVRDPVIRSLAPTYLNPVLGWGIPIVLAALYAIGVWYERRKRLQAGLPVKRSSNLLAQVAAIFAIVFLIVFLFQTYQGVPQSVMISLGIVVALWLVLRKTLFGRHLYAVGGNEEAARRAGINVIGMKMAVFTLASMLAAVAGIMLTSRSTAVATQISATLLLNAIAAAVIGGVSLFGGRGSVWAVILGALVIGSLDNGLDLLNQDQSVKNIVQGIVLVLAVTADALVRRSNPIRGK, from the coding sequence ATGAAAACAGATGCGAACGATCGAGCTTCAGCGAATGCTGAAATGAGCGATCCACAAAGTTCTCGATCGAAATTTACTTTAAGTTCTCTGATGCGGGGTGATCTGGGATTTATCCCCGTTCTCGTTACGCTTGCATTGATCACGCTATATTTTCAACTTACAACGAGTGGCATCTTTCTCCAAGCTCGGAATCTGACGAATCTGACTCAGCAGATTGTTGTGATTAGTATTCTCAGTACTGCTGCTGTTTTAGTGCTTTTACTGGGCGAAATTGATTTGAGCCTAGCAGCCGTTGCTCAAGCTTGTGCAGCCATCATGGCGACGCTTTCGGTCTATCAAAACTGGGGCGCAATTCCGTCGATTTTAGCCGCGTTAGTCGCAGGCGCAATCATTGGGTTAGTCAACGGCTTTTTTATTGCAATTCTGCGCGTCCCGTCGTTTATTGTGACCCTAGCAGGATCGATTGGATATGCTGGATTCTTGCTATTAGTTCTAGGGCGACAAACCACGCTGATTGTTCGTGATCCTGTGATCCGATCGCTGGCTCCAACTTATTTAAATCCGGTTTTAGGTTGGGGGATTCCGATTGTGCTCGCGGCACTTTATGCGATCGGGGTCTGGTATGAACGGCGGAAACGGCTGCAAGCAGGATTGCCTGTGAAACGATCTTCAAACCTTTTAGCTCAAGTTGCGGCAATTTTCGCGATCGTATTTCTGATCGTGTTCTTGTTCCAGACTTATCAAGGTGTGCCGCAATCGGTGATGATTTCGCTTGGGATTGTTGTTGCGCTCTGGCTAGTTCTGAGAAAAACGCTGTTTGGTCGGCATCTTTATGCGGTCGGTGGTAATGAAGAAGCGGCAAGACGGGCGGGCATTAATGTCATTGGTATGAAGATGGCAGTCTTTACATTGGCATCGATGCTAGCAGCAGTCGCCGGAATTATGCTGACTTCACGGAGTACAGCAGTCGCGACTCAGATTAGTGCAACGTTATTGTTAAATGCGATCGCGGCAGCAGTCATTGGTGGGGTTAGTTTATTCGGCGGTCGCGGCTCAGTCTGGGCAGTCATTTTAGGCGCGCTTGTGATTGGAAGTTTGGATAATGGACTAGATTTGCTCAACCAAGATCAGAGTGTAAAGAACATTGTTCAGGGAATTGTGCTAGTTCTAGCAGTGACAGCGGATGCATTAGTTCGTCGATCGAATCCGATACGAGGCAAATAG
- a CDS encoding ATP-binding cassette domain-containing protein, whose product MSNSVLSTQSEASSSSTRPTLELRNICKSFGGVQALKNVDFEVYAGEVVGLVGDNGAGKSTLVKTMSGAYVPDSGEIFLNGERVSIASPQDATRLGIETVYQDLALCDNLDVVGNLWLGREAYRWLIPGVLKVLDETEMERRTIEVLKLLDVKIPSVRRPVAALSGGQRQCIAVAKTILRSPKVVLLDEPTAALGVAQTRQVLNLIQRLKQQGLAVVVISHNLHDVFEVCDRVIVMRLGQRSATFDIQSSTSEQVVAAITGAEYRDPQPEIL is encoded by the coding sequence ATGAGTAACTCAGTTTTATCAACACAATCAGAAGCGTCTTCAAGCTCAACTCGGCCGACGCTAGAACTCCGCAACATCTGCAAATCTTTTGGAGGGGTACAAGCTCTCAAGAATGTCGATTTTGAAGTCTATGCGGGCGAAGTCGTGGGTTTAGTTGGCGATAACGGGGCAGGAAAGTCTACGCTCGTGAAAACCATGTCAGGCGCTTATGTGCCGGATTCGGGTGAAATTTTTCTCAACGGAGAGCGAGTCTCGATCGCTTCACCTCAAGATGCGACCCGTCTCGGCATTGAAACGGTTTATCAAGACCTCGCGCTCTGTGACAATCTCGATGTGGTTGGCAATCTCTGGTTAGGGCGAGAAGCCTATCGCTGGTTGATTCCAGGCGTTCTCAAGGTTCTCGATGAGACTGAAATGGAGCGCCGCACGATCGAAGTTCTCAAACTCCTGGATGTGAAAATTCCATCGGTTCGCCGTCCGGTTGCTGCCTTATCAGGTGGACAACGGCAATGTATTGCAGTCGCGAAAACGATTCTGCGATCGCCGAAAGTTGTTCTTCTCGACGAACCGACCGCAGCTTTAGGTGTGGCTCAGACTCGCCAAGTCCTCAACTTGATCCAACGGCTCAAACAACAAGGCTTAGCAGTCGTCGTTATTTCGCATAACTTACATGATGTCTTTGAAGTCTGCGATCGCGTGATTGTCATGCGGTTAGGACAACGAAGTGCAACGTTTGACATTCAGAGTTCTACATCAGAACAAGTTGTTGCTGCCATCACAGGCGCAGAATATCGCGATCCTCAACCCGAAATATTATGA
- a CDS encoding GH25 family lysozyme, with translation MALLGIDISAYQEDVNWATVASQSVFYGFAKATEGVTSRDEKFARNWAGMRSVGIVRGAYHFFRPGRDPAQQADNFLKTVQTIEDFDLPPVLDLEINDGQSASVVIDRALKWLEIIEAKTGRKPILYTYPSFWEDKLGNTARFSEYPLWIANFGTPGRPYIPSAWKLWVFHQYSESGTLRGIVGNVDLNQFNGDLDGLQKLLKGRIPLRQGCEGNVVQEMQSLLKAQGFDLGTPDGDFGPKTKAQVVAFQKAKSLLTDGIVGAATWSALQKTSPSVPPAPLPIDLINVCKSYRGAAHQDSSLRWLQSQIPKSTLDEFARRWRQP, from the coding sequence ATGGCTCTATTAGGGATTGATATTTCGGCTTATCAAGAAGATGTCAACTGGGCAACGGTTGCGAGCCAAAGCGTCTTTTATGGATTTGCGAAAGCGACAGAAGGTGTCACTAGTCGCGATGAGAAGTTTGCCCGAAATTGGGCAGGAATGCGATCGGTCGGAATTGTCCGCGGAGCATATCACTTCTTTCGTCCGGGTCGAGATCCCGCTCAGCAAGCCGATAACTTTTTGAAAACAGTGCAAACGATCGAAGATTTCGATTTACCTCCAGTCCTCGATCTAGAGATCAATGATGGACAGAGTGCAAGTGTGGTCATCGATCGAGCGTTGAAATGGTTAGAAATCATTGAAGCGAAAACAGGACGCAAACCGATTCTCTACACTTATCCTTCGTTCTGGGAAGATAAACTTGGCAATACCGCCAGATTCTCGGAATACCCACTGTGGATCGCAAACTTTGGGACACCTGGAAGACCGTATATTCCCTCAGCTTGGAAGCTTTGGGTATTTCATCAATATTCGGAATCTGGAACTCTACGCGGCATTGTTGGAAATGTCGATCTCAATCAATTTAATGGGGATTTAGATGGACTGCAAAAGCTGTTGAAAGGTCGCATTCCGTTAAGACAAGGCTGTGAAGGCAATGTCGTTCAAGAAATGCAATCTTTACTGAAAGCTCAAGGCTTTGACCTAGGCACACCAGATGGAGATTTTGGACCCAAAACGAAAGCGCAGGTTGTTGCTTTTCAGAAAGCAAAGAGCTTACTCACTGATGGCATTGTTGGAGCGGCGACTTGGAGTGCGCTGCAAAAAACTAGCCCAAGCGTTCCTCCTGCACCGCTGCCCATCGATTTAATCAATGTCTGTAAATCCTACCGAGGTGCAGCTCATCAAGATTCATCTTTGAGATGGTTACAGAGTCAAATTCCGAAATCGACCTTGGATGAGTTTGCTAGACGGTGGAGGCAGCCATAG
- the sodB gene encoding superoxide dismutase [Fe] has product MAFTQPPLPFPKDALEPYGMKAETFDYHYGKHHAAYVTNLNKLVEGTPMESLSLEDVIKQSFGDSSKVGVFNNAAQVWNHTFFWNCLKAGGGGAPTGELAAKIDAAFGSLDKFKEEFSNAAATQFGSGWAWLVDDGGTLKVTKTPNAENPLVHGQKPLLTLDVWEHAYYLDFQNARPAFIKNFLDNLVNWDFVAQNLAA; this is encoded by the coding sequence ATGGCATTCACACAACCCCCTTTACCGTTTCCAAAAGATGCACTTGAGCCATATGGCATGAAGGCAGAAACATTTGATTATCACTACGGCAAGCATCATGCAGCTTACGTTACCAACTTGAATAAGTTGGTAGAAGGAACGCCGATGGAAAGCCTATCGCTAGAAGATGTGATCAAACAGTCGTTTGGGGATTCCTCGAAAGTGGGCGTATTTAACAATGCGGCTCAAGTTTGGAACCACACCTTCTTCTGGAATTGCCTGAAAGCAGGCGGCGGTGGCGCACCGACAGGTGAACTGGCAGCCAAAATCGATGCTGCATTCGGTAGCCTTGACAAGTTCAAAGAAGAGTTTAGCAATGCGGCTGCAACTCAATTTGGCAGTGGTTGGGCATGGTTGGTAGACGATGGCGGTACGCTAAAAGTGACCAAAACTCCGAATGCAGAGAATCCTCTGGTGCATGGTCAAAAGCCTTTGTTGACGTTGGATGTTTGGGAACACGCTTACTACTTGGATTTCCAAAATGCACGTCCTGCCTTCATCAAGAACTTCTTGGATAATTTGGTCAACTGGGATTTTGTCGCTCAGAACTTAGCTGCTTAA